In Tepidanaerobacter syntrophicus, the following are encoded in one genomic region:
- a CDS encoding SDR family NAD(P)-dependent oxidoreductase, which yields MTSKFNLENKVAIVTGGSRGIGKAISLGLAEAGADVVPVSRTKAAVDEVCNLIENLGRRTLSITTDVSDESSVKFMIEKVIKTFDKIDILINGAGISPILKSAEKTSLEEWNQIINTNLTGVFICSNEVGKIMIDKNVSGTIINIASVGGKVGLLRQAAYCAAKGGVIQLTKVLALDWVKYGIRVNAIAPGYVKTDLTAGVMNSEKIYNDLISKTPMSRFGEPEEITGAAIYLASDEASYVTGEVITVDGGYTVW from the coding sequence ATGACATCAAAATTTAATTTGGAAAATAAAGTAGCCATAGTTACAGGTGGTAGTCGAGGGATTGGAAAAGCCATTTCGTTGGGATTAGCAGAAGCAGGAGCTGATGTAGTACCTGTTAGCCGGACAAAGGCAGCCGTTGACGAAGTGTGCAACCTAATAGAAAACCTGGGAAGAAGAACTTTGTCAATAACTACCGATGTAAGTGATGAAAGTAGCGTTAAATTCATGATAGAAAAAGTAATTAAAACTTTTGATAAAATAGATATATTAATAAACGGAGCAGGAATAAGCCCTATCTTAAAGAGTGCAGAAAAAACATCACTAGAGGAATGGAACCAAATTATAAATACTAATCTTACAGGAGTGTTTATATGTTCTAATGAAGTCGGAAAAATAATGATTGACAAGAATGTTAGCGGAACAATAATCAATATTGCTTCTGTGGGTGGGAAAGTAGGCCTTTTACGTCAAGCTGCTTATTGTGCTGCAAAAGGAGGAGTGATTCAACTTACAAAGGTGCTTGCACTAGATTGGGTTAAATATGGGATTAGAGTAAATGCTATAGCACCCGGCTATGTGAAAACAGACTTGACAGCCGGAGTCATGAATTCAGAAAAAATATATAATGATTTAATATCAAAAACACCAATGAGTAGGTTTGGCGAACCTGAAGAAATAACTGGAGCAGCTATATATCTTGCGTCAGATGAAGCTTCTTATGTGACTGGTGAAGTCATTACTGTCGACGGAGGATATACAGTGTGGTGA
- a CDS encoding thiolase family protein: MREAYILEGLRTPIGRYGGSLKSFSATDLGSIVIKNLLIKSQIDPKNVEEVIMGCTCQNGENAYASRTAALKAGLPVSSSALTVNRLCGSGLDSINIAAQKVILGINELCVAGGMESMSNVPYLLYEARWGARLNDVILKDGLIAVLTDPILGYHMGVTAENLAKEYSIEREEQDATAYESHMKALKALKDGFFKDQIIPIELKNYNKNLIIGDDECPRPDTSIETLSKLKPAFDKNGTVTAGNSSPLNDAAAAVVIASEEQSIKLNIKPKAKIRGFTVEGVEPSMMGLGPVKATQKVLKQTGIKLDDIDVIECNEAFAAQYLACSKILKWDMNKVNPNGGAIALGHPLGATGGILMVKALWELERIQKKFALITMCIGGGQGIATLIERVI, translated from the coding sequence ATGAGGGAAGCATATATATTAGAGGGCTTGAGAACACCAATTGGCAGATATGGCGGTAGCTTAAAAAGTTTTTCGGCGACTGATCTGGGGAGCATAGTTATCAAAAACTTGCTTATAAAATCACAAATAGACCCAAAAAATGTAGAAGAAGTAATAATGGGTTGCACTTGTCAAAATGGTGAAAACGCATATGCTAGTCGCACTGCGGCTCTAAAAGCAGGACTACCAGTATCGTCGTCGGCTCTTACTGTAAATAGATTATGTGGTTCAGGGTTAGACTCTATAAATATAGCTGCTCAAAAAGTAATTCTGGGAATAAATGAGCTATGCGTGGCAGGCGGCATGGAGAGCATGAGCAATGTACCATATTTGCTTTATGAAGCAAGATGGGGAGCACGACTTAACGATGTAATTTTAAAAGATGGTTTAATTGCAGTGCTCACTGACCCTATACTAGGGTATCATATGGGAGTTACAGCAGAAAACTTGGCAAAAGAGTATAGCATTGAACGAGAAGAACAAGATGCGACAGCATATGAAAGCCATATGAAAGCTTTAAAAGCTTTGAAAGATGGCTTTTTTAAAGATCAAATCATTCCGATAGAATTAAAGAATTACAATAAAAATTTAATCATTGGTGATGACGAGTGTCCAAGACCAGATACCAGCATAGAAACTCTTTCAAAACTTAAACCAGCTTTTGATAAAAACGGAACAGTAACGGCGGGAAATTCTTCTCCATTAAACGATGCCGCTGCAGCAGTTGTGATAGCAAGTGAGGAGCAAAGTATAAAATTAAATATAAAGCCAAAAGCTAAAATTAGAGGTTTTACAGTTGAAGGTGTTGAGCCATCGATGATGGGGCTGGGGCCCGTTAAAGCTACTCAAAAAGTCTTAAAACAAACAGGAATAAAACTTGATGATATTGATGTAATTGAATGTAATGAAGCTTTTGCAGCTCAATATTTAGCTTGTTCCAAAATTCTTAAATGGGATATGAATAAAGTTAATCCGAACGGGGGAGCAATAGCTTTAGGCCATCCGCTCGGGGCTACTGGCGGAATATTAATGGTGAAAGCTTTGTGGGAGCTAGAAAGGATTCAGAAGAAATTTGCCTTAATTACTATGTGTATAGGAGGAGGACAAGGCATTGCAACTTTGATAGAAAGGGTAATTTGA
- a CDS encoding 3-hydroxyacyl-CoA dehydrogenase NAD-binding domain-containing protein: MFVLIIGAGTMGSGIAYTAAEADNKVYLYDIKAEIVQNALKNIEHLLDEKISKGKIDPVKKNGILGNINPAYDLDNIQPRVDLVIEAAAENLMIKKDIFKKIDNIFPEQTIFTTNTSALSVTEIANTTKRPEKVAGMHFFNPAPVMALIEIVKGARTSPDTINFIKDFAEKIGKTPIIVNETPGFVVNRILVPMINEAVYALMENVADAEDIDKGMKLGAGHPIGPLSLADMIGLDICLAVMETFYTEFGDSKYRPCPLLRKMVRAGYLGRKTGKGFFDYSQKQYI, encoded by the coding sequence ATGTTCGTTTTAATTATAGGTGCAGGCACCATGGGTTCCGGTATTGCTTACACTGCTGCTGAAGCAGATAACAAAGTCTATTTATATGATATAAAAGCTGAAATAGTTCAAAATGCACTAAAAAATATAGAACACTTATTGGATGAAAAAATCTCAAAGGGGAAAATTGATCCAGTAAAGAAAAATGGAATTTTAGGCAATATTAATCCAGCGTATGATTTGGACAATATACAGCCGAGAGTTGATTTAGTAATAGAAGCTGCGGCAGAGAATCTAATGATAAAAAAAGATATCTTTAAAAAAATAGATAACATTTTTCCAGAACAAACAATTTTTACTACAAATACGTCAGCTTTAAGTGTAACAGAAATTGCTAATACCACCAAAAGACCAGAAAAAGTTGCAGGAATGCATTTTTTCAATCCGGCACCAGTAATGGCTTTAATAGAAATAGTTAAGGGAGCCCGCACATCGCCGGACACTATAAATTTTATAAAAGATTTTGCTGAAAAGATTGGAAAAACTCCTATTATAGTAAATGAAACTCCGGGATTTGTAGTCAATAGAATATTAGTGCCTATGATCAACGAAGCTGTTTATGCATTAATGGAAAATGTAGCAGATGCAGAAGACATTGATAAAGGTATGAAATTAGGTGCCGGACATCCGATAGGGCCATTGTCGCTGGCTGATATGATAGGCCTAGATATATGTTTGGCAGTTATGGAAACGTTCTACACCGAATTTGGCGATTCAAAATATCGACCTTGTCCCCTTCTTCGGAAAATGGTCAGGGCTGGTTATCTTGGAAGAAAAACAGGAAAAGGATTCTTCGATTATTCACAAAAGCAATATATTTAA
- a CDS encoding 4-hydroxyphenylacetate 3-hydroxylase family protein — MTLKNGNSYRESLKELNPEVFYLGKKIDDRLGYPSFLPHINSAALTYELANMPEYEELLTATSHLTGKKINRFTHIHQSTDDLVKKVKALRLLGQKTGACFQRCVGWDALNATYTVTYEIDKKNGTNYHKKFKEYLLYVQENDLMIAGAMTDPKGDRSLKPSQQKDPDLFLHVVEKNDKGIIVRGAKAHQTGIINSHELLAMPTLAMGEEDKDYALAFAIPVDTKGIIHIFGRQTNDTRRLEEGTMDKGNYKYGIVGGEALTIFNDVFVPWERVFMCGEWEWTGLFVERFASYHRQNYGGCKTGVSDVIIGSAVAAAEYNGVASASHIKDKIAEMVNMTETLYSCSIACSDQGHETDSGAYIVNPLLANVTKLNVTRYIYEICRLCHDIAGGLVATLPSEADLNNPQLKYLIEKYLKGVDNIPTENRMRIFRLIENMTGGTALVESMHGAGSPQAQKIMILKQANLKMKKKLAEDLAGIEKEK, encoded by the coding sequence ATGACATTAAAAAATGGAAATTCTTATCGAGAAAGCTTAAAAGAGCTAAATCCAGAAGTTTTCTATCTTGGTAAAAAGATAGATGACAGACTAGGATATCCGAGCTTTTTACCACATATAAATAGTGCAGCTCTCACTTATGAATTAGCAAACATGCCTGAATATGAAGAATTACTAACAGCTACATCACATCTGACAGGTAAAAAAATTAATCGCTTTACTCATATACATCAGAGCACGGATGATCTTGTAAAAAAAGTAAAGGCCCTAAGACTTCTAGGCCAAAAAACAGGGGCTTGCTTTCAAAGATGTGTAGGGTGGGATGCACTAAATGCCACATATACAGTCACATATGAAATAGACAAAAAAAATGGTACAAATTATCACAAAAAATTTAAAGAATATCTGTTATATGTACAAGAAAATGATTTAATGATAGCTGGTGCAATGACTGATCCAAAAGGTGACAGAAGCTTAAAGCCTAGTCAACAAAAAGATCCTGATCTATTTTTGCATGTTGTAGAAAAAAATGATAAGGGAATTATCGTTAGAGGAGCGAAAGCCCATCAAACAGGGATAATAAATTCACATGAACTTTTAGCAATGCCTACTCTGGCTATGGGTGAGGAAGACAAAGATTATGCCCTAGCTTTTGCTATTCCGGTTGACACCAAGGGGATAATTCATATTTTCGGAAGACAAACCAATGATACCCGCCGATTAGAAGAGGGTACAATGGATAAAGGTAATTATAAATATGGGATAGTCGGGGGCGAAGCCCTTACAATATTTAACGACGTATTTGTTCCATGGGAACGCGTATTTATGTGCGGTGAATGGGAATGGACAGGTTTGTTTGTAGAAAGGTTTGCTTCGTATCATAGACAAAATTATGGTGGGTGCAAAACTGGCGTAAGCGATGTGATAATAGGCAGCGCAGTGGCTGCTGCAGAGTATAATGGAGTAGCTAGTGCATCTCATATAAAAGATAAGATAGCCGAAATGGTTAATATGACAGAAACTTTATATTCTTGTTCCATTGCTTGTTCGGATCAAGGGCACGAAACAGATTCCGGTGCATATATAGTGAATCCACTTTTGGCTAATGTGACAAAACTAAATGTAACACGTTATATATATGAGATATGCCGATTGTGCCATGATATTGCAGGCGGCTTAGTTGCTACTCTTCCATCAGAGGCGGATTTAAACAATCCACAACTAAAGTATTTAATAGAAAAATATTTAAAAGGCGTAGATAATATACCTACAGAAAATAGAATGAGAATTTTTAGATTAATCGAAAATATGACAGGTGGTACTGCTTTAGTAGAGTCTATGCATGGCGCAGGATCGCCTCAAGCTCAAAAAATAATGATTTTAAAGCAAGCAAATCTTAAAATGAAGAAAAAGTTGGCAGAAGATTTGGCAGGCATTGAAAAAGAAAAATGA
- a CDS encoding enoyl-CoA hydratase-related protein produces MEERLIIKENLSPNVLLIKFNRPKYLNAINKQLLKQLYEELLKIKSEKQISSIIITGEGEKAFIAGADINEIVNMTCSEAKAFSMFGQAVFDFIENYDKPIIAAINGFALGGGLELALSCDIRIASEKAKFSFPEINLGIMPGFGGTQRLTKIIGIAKAKEMIYTGKMINAYDAEKIGLVNYVVKDNELIENVKNFAQDLALKSKFALKLAKESINKSIETSEGAGMTLESSAFSLCFSTKNQKEGMLAFLEKRNPKFVNE; encoded by the coding sequence ATGGAGGAACGGTTGATTATCAAAGAAAATCTATCTCCGAATGTATTATTAATAAAATTTAATCGTCCGAAGTATTTAAATGCTATAAATAAACAGCTGTTAAAGCAATTATACGAAGAACTATTAAAGATAAAATCTGAAAAGCAAATAAGTAGTATTATTATAACCGGAGAAGGAGAAAAAGCTTTTATAGCCGGAGCAGACATAAATGAAATTGTAAATATGACATGCTCAGAAGCTAAAGCTTTTTCGATGTTCGGCCAAGCAGTATTTGATTTTATAGAAAATTATGATAAACCAATTATAGCTGCAATAAATGGCTTTGCTCTTGGAGGAGGATTGGAACTAGCCCTTTCTTGCGATATAAGAATAGCTTCAGAAAAGGCTAAATTTAGTTTTCCAGAGATTAATTTAGGAATAATGCCGGGCTTTGGAGGAACTCAAAGGTTAACAAAAATTATAGGTATAGCTAAAGCCAAGGAAATGATATATACAGGAAAAATGATTAATGCTTATGATGCCGAAAAAATAGGCTTAGTAAATTATGTTGTCAAAGATAATGAATTAATAGAGAATGTTAAGAATTTTGCACAAGACTTAGCTTTAAAAAGCAAATTTGCCCTTAAACTAGCTAAAGAAAGTATTAATAAAAGCATCGAAACTTCAGAGGGCGCAGGGATGACATTAGAATCAAGTGCATTTAGCTTGTGCTTTTCAACAAAAAATCAAAAAGAAGGAATGCTAGCTTTTTTAGAAAAACGTAACCCAAAATTTGTAAATGAGTAA
- a CDS encoding CynX/NimT family MFS transporter → MDNKNKETISNYRWIVELFIVFGTAMMSALWLAPSPLLPTIIKDLSINLAQAGMIISIMPLCVALFSTLASFLIEKFGAKIAFAIALLLIGTGGALAILVTAYSNFLLTRLILGIGYAMMTAIPGVLIMTWFPDNEKPFINTINSCLTYVGMTLAFSLTLPLTYRFGSWQKALATYGFAAITLALLWLAFGREKVIETSERPNIEEKKHESALRSAIKKREVWYLAIALFGGMWEFQFFTTFLPTFYQQYRQLNAVAASSITSLITISGIIGGLVCGLLMSIIGKRKIFTWPLHTAILFGLLGSISFKPGIMLYISVILVGFGAAGWTPALLTIPMELKGMTPSMLGGAYAFIFGLGNAAAFLSPVVGGWLASRIGLNTTLFIFAFSQILPIVFTFLLPETGPRGIKK, encoded by the coding sequence ATGGATAATAAAAATAAAGAGACAATTTCTAACTACAGATGGATTGTTGAACTATTCATAGTATTTGGAACAGCCATGATGAGTGCCCTATGGCTTGCTCCATCTCCGCTATTGCCGACCATTATTAAAGATTTATCAATTAACCTTGCACAAGCAGGCATGATTATTTCAATTATGCCTTTATGTGTGGCGCTTTTTTCTACCTTAGCAAGTTTTCTAATAGAAAAGTTTGGAGCAAAAATTGCTTTTGCGATAGCACTTTTACTGATAGGAACGGGTGGAGCTTTAGCAATCTTGGTTACAGCATATAGCAACTTTTTACTAACTCGTCTGATTTTAGGCATAGGATATGCGATGATGACAGCAATACCCGGAGTTTTGATAATGACATGGTTTCCTGATAATGAAAAACCATTTATAAATACTATTAACTCATGCTTGACTTATGTAGGTATGACACTAGCGTTTTCTCTGACACTTCCTCTTACCTATAGATTTGGAAGCTGGCAGAAAGCCCTTGCTACCTATGGTTTTGCTGCTATTACCCTAGCCCTTCTATGGCTTGCATTTGGACGAGAAAAGGTAATCGAAACAAGCGAAAGACCCAATATTGAAGAGAAAAAGCATGAAAGCGCTCTTAGGTCTGCGATTAAAAAAAGAGAAGTTTGGTATCTTGCGATAGCACTTTTTGGCGGTATGTGGGAGTTTCAGTTTTTTACTACATTTTTACCTACATTTTACCAACAATATCGACAATTAAATGCCGTTGCTGCAAGCAGCATTACAAGCTTGATAACTATTTCCGGTATAATCGGAGGTCTTGTCTGTGGTTTGCTGATGAGTATCATCGGAAAAAGAAAGATTTTTACATGGCCACTTCATACTGCCATTCTTTTTGGCTTATTGGGGTCTATAAGCTTTAAACCAGGCATAATGTTATACATTTCAGTAATATTAGTGGGGTTTGGAGCTGCCGGATGGACGCCGGCATTACTTACGATACCGATGGAACTTAAGGGAATGACACCGAGTATGTTAGGAGGAGCCTATGCATTTATATTTGGGCTAGGCAATGCCGCAGCTTTTTTATCACCGGTAGTCGGCGGATGGCTAGCTTCTCGTATAGGGTTAAATACAACTTTATTCATATTTGCTTTTTCACAAATTTTACCTATAGTGTTTACTTTTTTACTTCCGGAAACAGGTCCTAGGGGGATAAAAAAATAG
- a CDS encoding zinc-dependent alcohol dehydrogenase, giving the protein MKMKAAVYYKPLDIRVENIEVPDIGPNDILIKVKYCGICGSDVHSYKLGLYIKPGQIMGHEYCGEIVKVGENVKNLEVGERVFASEAELCGECYWCKRQMYAMCPHLFEACTGYGKPGAYAEYIKIGNASLDVNVFKIPDELDDITAATIEPTSVAANAVLITEPQKDDKVVILGAGFIGNVILQIFKSVPVGKIVVSEVSPLRLDAAKKKGADAIINANTESVLERCKEEVGIGPYHFNVGAMADVVVEAAGVPSTIRDSLEIVRSGGTISIVALAEKETPINTTKIVHKAPKILGAFGGSAPVAINYLKEKKATTQDLITHVFSLDNIQEAFEVQSDAYKSIKVMVKP; this is encoded by the coding sequence ATGAAAATGAAAGCTGCTGTTTACTATAAACCTTTGGACATTAGGGTTGAGAATATAGAAGTGCCAGATATTGGCCCAAATGATATTTTAATTAAAGTAAAATATTGTGGGATATGCGGTTCTGACGTTCATAGTTATAAATTAGGTTTATACATTAAACCAGGTCAAATAATGGGGCATGAATATTGTGGCGAAATTGTGAAAGTTGGAGAGAATGTCAAGAATTTGGAGGTAGGAGAGCGAGTTTTTGCTTCTGAAGCCGAACTTTGTGGGGAGTGTTATTGGTGTAAGAGACAAATGTATGCAATGTGCCCTCACTTATTTGAAGCCTGCACAGGATACGGAAAACCCGGCGCATATGCAGAATATATAAAAATTGGAAACGCAAGTTTAGATGTAAATGTTTTCAAAATTCCGGATGAACTTGACGATATCACAGCTGCCACTATTGAACCAACAAGTGTAGCAGCTAATGCCGTATTGATAACCGAACCTCAAAAAGATGATAAAGTGGTTATTTTAGGAGCTGGGTTTATAGGCAATGTCATACTTCAAATATTTAAATCTGTCCCAGTGGGGAAAATAGTAGTGAGTGAAGTATCGCCACTAAGACTTGATGCAGCAAAGAAAAAAGGTGCTGATGCAATTATTAATGCAAATACAGAAAGTGTCTTAGAGCGATGCAAAGAGGAGGTGGGGATTGGCCCTTATCATTTCAATGTTGGAGCCATGGCTGATGTAGTAGTGGAGGCTGCCGGCGTGCCATCTACCATAAGAGATTCACTGGAAATAGTTAGAAGTGGCGGAACTATTTCAATTGTAGCACTTGCAGAAAAAGAAACACCTATAAATACTACAAAAATTGTGCACAAAGCTCCTAAAATATTAGGCGCTTTTGGCGGCAGCGCTCCAGTAGCAATTAATTACTTAAAAGAAAAGAAAGCAACTACTCAAGATCTAATAACCCATGTTTTCTCATTAGACAACATTCAAGAAGCCTTCGAAGTGCAATCAGATGCCTATAAATCCATAAAGGTTATGGTTAAACCATAA
- a CDS encoding thiamine pyrophosphate-dependent dehydrogenase E1 component subunit alpha translates to MSKVVEPIEDWGKYPKDFVLNIYKTLVLERSVDDAILGLIKEGRTGSHHPGKGEEAPAAGVMPTLRKDDYVYYHHRGVNTQVARGMSLVDIFGDFLGTMAGSTRGFGAGIIHMIEPSLGMLGQSGTLGGCFPLATGTGISIQFRKTDQVVAVFFGDGTANRGTWQESINVCSYRKLPVIFILQNNGYAMSVSEKNVSARKEYLADRAEGFGVPGYVVKDGNNPLTIYETMKECVDRARRGDGPSMIQVDTYRHYGHFVGDDGISYRDPKEVEEWIKRDPLKISYDRLFAAGYITQKEAEEIKAEAVKKIKEAIDIAAAAPQPGKERIFQGLFAE, encoded by the coding sequence ATGTCTAAAGTAGTAGAACCGATTGAAGACTGGGGTAAATACCCGAAGGACTTTGTGTTGAATATCTATAAAACATTGGTTCTTGAAAGAAGCGTTGATGATGCAATTTTAGGATTAATTAAAGAAGGTCGAACCGGCTCTCATCATCCTGGCAAAGGCGAAGAGGCACCGGCGGCCGGGGTTATGCCCACGTTAAGAAAAGATGATTATGTTTACTATCATCATCGTGGAGTAAATACTCAAGTTGCAAGAGGAATGTCATTAGTCGATATTTTCGGCGATTTTTTAGGAACAATGGCTGGAAGCACAAGGGGCTTTGGAGCAGGAATAATTCACATGATTGAACCAAGCCTCGGGATGCTTGGCCAAAGTGGTACATTAGGAGGCTGTTTTCCACTGGCTACCGGTACTGGAATATCTATTCAATTCCGAAAAACAGACCAAGTTGTGGCAGTGTTTTTTGGAGATGGCACAGCAAACCGTGGAACATGGCAAGAATCAATAAATGTGTGCAGTTATAGGAAGTTGCCCGTTATTTTCATATTACAAAATAACGGATATGCAATGTCTGTGAGTGAAAAAAACGTTTCCGCAAGAAAAGAATATCTTGCTGACAGAGCCGAGGGATTCGGGGTGCCTGGATATGTTGTAAAGGATGGTAACAATCCTTTAACAATATACGAAACGATGAAAGAATGTGTAGATAGAGCAAGACGTGGTGACGGACCATCGATGATCCAAGTGGATACGTATAGACATTATGGGCATTTTGTAGGAGACGATGGCATAAGCTATAGAGATCCAAAAGAGGTGGAGGAATGGATTAAACGGGATCCATTAAAAATTTCTTATGATCGCTTATTTGCGGCAGGATATATTACTCAAAAAGAAGCTGAAGAAATAAAGGCCGAAGCTGTTAAAAAAATAAAAGAGGCAATTGATATTGCTGCTGCTGCACCACAGCCTGGCAAGGAGAGAATATTCCAAGGATTGTTTGCAGAATAA
- a CDS encoding alpha-ketoacid dehydrogenase subunit beta: MTRKITGGQAINEALKEEMRRDPTVVCYGEDIKIIGDLYGTTKGLIDEFGEERVFEFPISEMALVGSGVGMAISGMHPVIDLMYADFFQCAMDEIWAKMAKWRYMHGGRINVPMVLRMPSGLSGGAGPEHSQCPEALFLGCPGLKIAVPSTPYELKGLLKTAIRDQNPVLFFEPKSLYFSEGEVPEEEYLIPFGKADIKKKGQDVTVVATCEMVSKSMKAAEKLAEEGIDIEVIDPRTLYPLDKNTILDSVKKTGRLVTVYQAPKTGGFGSEVAAIVAEEALFDLKAPIKRVGGEDVPIPAHIVLEQMAIPQVEDIIEGVKDVMRY, from the coding sequence ATGACTCGAAAAATAACCGGTGGTCAAGCCATAAATGAGGCTTTAAAAGAAGAGATGAGAAGGGATCCAACCGTTGTTTGCTATGGAGAAGATATAAAAATAATCGGGGACCTTTATGGTACAACAAAAGGATTAATAGATGAATTTGGAGAAGAACGAGTGTTTGAATTTCCGATTTCTGAAATGGCATTGGTGGGCAGCGGTGTAGGTATGGCTATTTCAGGGATGCACCCAGTTATTGATCTGATGTATGCAGATTTTTTCCAGTGTGCAATGGATGAAATCTGGGCTAAAATGGCAAAATGGAGATATATGCATGGGGGACGCATAAATGTTCCTATGGTATTGAGAATGCCATCAGGTCTTTCGGGAGGAGCTGGTCCTGAGCATTCACAATGTCCGGAAGCTTTATTTTTAGGTTGTCCAGGATTAAAAATAGCTGTTCCCTCTACGCCTTATGAGCTAAAAGGACTGCTAAAAACCGCAATAAGAGATCAAAATCCTGTTCTATTTTTTGAACCAAAAAGCTTGTATTTTAGCGAAGGAGAGGTTCCAGAGGAAGAATACCTAATTCCTTTTGGCAAGGCAGATATTAAGAAAAAAGGGCAAGATGTTACAGTTGTGGCAACGTGTGAAATGGTATCAAAAAGCATGAAAGCTGCTGAAAAGCTGGCAGAAGAAGGTATTGATATCGAAGTGATTGACCCAAGGACACTTTATCCTTTAGATAAAAATACAATCCTTGATTCTGTGAAAAAGACCGGAAGGCTTGTAACAGTGTATCAAGCGCCAAAAACGGGTGGATTCGGTTCAGAAGTTGCCGCTATTGTAGCTGAAGAAGCCTTATTTGATCTGAAAGCACCTATTAAACGAGTAGGAGGAGAAGATGTGCCAATTCCAGCTCACATAGTTTTGGAGCAGATGGCAATTCCTCAAGTTGAAGATATTATTGAGGGCGTAAAAGATGTTATGAGATACTAG
- a CDS encoding dihydrolipoamide acetyltransferase family protein, whose amino-acid sequence MNVLKLPAFGMSARRGKIVEWLVKEGDTVKANEPLYNMESEKSSITVEAPYDLIVRKIIHQEGDFDVGTPIAIVSLPDEEFDEQELNKLLSEILNDTTKDTLGEKTEKAKDTIPKDIRNIKATPFARKLATELKVNLENVIGTGPDGLITDRDVKKYIEEFKEKENYQLIRLTGFAKISAEHLTESWKNIPHIVQFMEVNANSLVNAREKLISEMKFSYTDLLIKLVAITLEKHPKLNATMEKENEIKNWKKINISVAIETPYGLTVPVIKNADERSLQEIHKEIERLAEKSRQNKLAPSDISGGTFTISNLGTYGAELGFPIINAPQVALLYIGAIRQKPWIVDGKIDIAMIISLSLACYHRAIDGAVAARFAKDLREVIENAETYLL is encoded by the coding sequence ATGAATGTCCTCAAGCTACCCGCCTTTGGCATGTCAGCTAGAAGAGGAAAAATTGTTGAGTGGTTAGTAAAAGAGGGAGATACAGTTAAAGCCAATGAGCCATTATATAATATGGAAAGTGAAAAATCCAGCATAACTGTTGAAGCCCCGTATGATTTAATAGTAAGAAAAATAATCCATCAAGAAGGAGATTTTGATGTCGGAACACCTATTGCAATAGTTTCACTGCCGGACGAAGAATTTGACGAACAAGAGCTGAATAAGTTATTATCAGAAATATTAAATGATACAACAAAAGATACCTTGGGAGAAAAGACTGAAAAAGCAAAAGATACAATACCTAAAGATATTAGGAATATTAAAGCTACACCTTTTGCTCGCAAATTAGCAACTGAATTAAAAGTGAATTTAGAAAACGTTATAGGAACTGGACCCGATGGTCTAATTACAGATAGAGATGTAAAAAAATATATAGAGGAATTTAAAGAAAAGGAAAATTATCAATTAATAAGACTAACTGGTTTTGCAAAGATATCCGCAGAACATCTTACTGAAAGCTGGAAAAATATTCCTCATATTGTACAATTTATGGAAGTGAACGCAAATAGCTTAGTTAATGCTAGAGAAAAACTGATAAGCGAAATGAAATTTTCATATACTGATCTCTTGATAAAATTAGTTGCTATTACGTTAGAAAAACATCCCAAACTAAATGCTACCATGGAAAAAGAAAATGAGATAAAAAATTGGAAAAAAATAAATATTTCGGTAGCAATAGAGACTCCTTATGGTTTAACTGTTCCGGTAATAAAGAATGCTGATGAAAGGTCACTACAGGAAATTCACAAAGAAATAGAAAGGCTAGCTGAAAAATCAAGACAAAACAAACTGGCTCCGAGTGATATAAGCGGAGGAACTTTTACTATATCTAATCTTGGCACGTATGGAGCAGAATTGGGCTTTCCAATAATTAATGCGCCTCAAGTAGCTCTTCTTTATATTGGTGCTATAAGACAAAAGCCGTGGATAGTAGATGGAAAAATTGATATAGCAATGATTATTAGTTTGTCACTAGCTTGTTACCACCGAGCCATAGATGGAGCAGTAGCTGCACGTTTTGCTAAAGATTTAAGAGAGGTAATAGAAAATGCTGAAACTTATTTATTGTAG